The following coding sequences are from one Lycium ferocissimum isolate CSIRO_LF1 chromosome 3, AGI_CSIRO_Lferr_CH_V1, whole genome shotgun sequence window:
- the LOC132048706 gene encoding GDSL esterase/lipase At2g38180-like has product MHGSGISWRILQKKLCLPQWNLISEISEISEISNIVLRGYGGWNTRLALQVLDQIFPKDAAVQPSLVIVYFGGNDSVRPDPNGISTSHVPLSEYVQNMKKIILHLKSLSEKTRIIILSTPAVNEEQIIKVYG; this is encoded by the exons ATGCATGGATCAGGTATATCATGGCGAATTCTTCAGAAAAAATTGTGTCTTCCACAATGGAATCTGATAAGTGAGATAAGTGAGATAAGTGAGATCTCGA ATATAGTGCTTCGTGGATATGGCGGTTGGAACACAAGGCTCGCTCTTCAAGTCTTGGACCAAATATTTCCCAAG GATGCAGCTGTGCAACCATCACTTGTAATTGTATACTTTGGTGGGAATGACTCAGTGAGACCTGATCCAAATGGTATAAGTACTTCTCATGTTCCTCTTTCTGAATATGTACAAAACATGAAGAAGATCATACTTCATCTCAAG AGCCTATCGGAAAAGACTCGGATAATAATTCTTAGTACTCCAGCAGTGAATGAAGAACAGATCATCAAAGTATACGGGTAA